gtaaaaaaaaaaattaaaatttggctGACCTTGATTAGATTTTCCGCACGTGCGAGTGTATTTCTTTTGCGAACTCAAGTGTAAGATTTCGACGACAACACGAGTCACAGTTGTCATTTCAAAATCGTTTGTGCCAATCCAGCTCCAGGATAAATTGCGAAATAATTGCGATTCCGAAAGTATATTAAAGTGGCGTCTTCGCCCCTGATGCCTTGTTATGTCTGAACTCCCTATGTTTAAACCCGAACCAGTCTACAGCAACGAGTCTCCCATAGCTCAGTTTAAGATCATCTGAAACTAGAAATCGGAAGGTCGTAGAGCCGACCCCTTTTCGAGAACATtcggattttttccgagtttgCCCGAGTTATCATTGATTTAAAattcgtgtttttgttttgcagggATCACGACAGTCGAAGTGCAAAGAGAAAGCGGTAGAAATTTCAGTGAAAGCAAAGGAATTCTTTAAGGAGGCTTTTGTCTCTTAGTCTGACTTAGACAATCTCTCAACCATAGGCCCCCTGTTATTGTTTATTTACATAAAATGTCTTTCTCATTAGCAACAATCGTAACTCAAATTGCTTTGGATACTAAGTTTTAAATGATTAACCTATCAACAACTGTTTTTATGCTGTGGTTGGGAGAGACAACAATGTGATGAAAGGTCGCACCCttgtattaataattttttgtgcAAATGTTAACAGTGCCAGCTTTTCAGGTAGACTTTTTTCCCTTGTAAGTACCAGTGACAAAAGTGCTTCAtttgaagcaaagaaaaaaatgcacaatAAACGTATCCGGGTTTTACGCTTCTGCTTGATTGCGTTTTGGCAATTCGTATGGCCCACCCCCGACACCCCACTACATTGCATTTTGCGGGATAACATCGGGTCGGACCTCGACCAGTCTCGGGTATCTGTTCCCATCAACCTctaggaagaaaaaaacatggtGACTAAGTTAGTGACTCCCTGGCCCCAAGGGGCAACACCTGCCTTAAAAAATACCTTACTCGTTTTGCAACGTTAAGAAAATATGAATTTTTGGTTTGTGACGTTTCTCTCGATATTACCTGCGCTTTCTTATCAGCGAAGAGAAGTGCACAGTTCATGTGCTAGTTTCGAAGGTAACTCACTCTTCGTGAGTTCCACCTCTGGGAGCGACTCGAAAACATGTGGTTTGAGCTTGGCGCCCTGTCGGAAGATATCGTACGCTGTCAGAAATGCACTTTACGCGAATTATAGCTCGGTAGTTGTGAATATTTCAATTGGAATTTACAAAGAGCTGGATGTTATTTCCCTGGATTGCGGCAGGTTGAACTTGAAGAGAATTACATTCTTGGGAGAAAGGTAGGTCGCGTTGTATCAGCGATGTCTGCACGCGCCGAGCACGATGGGCATCATGAGAAGAACCCCATAGCTAAAGAATGAAATGGTATTGTGCTGAAACCACTTCATCTGACTATAAGCTCTGAAGCCTTTCCGCGCAACTTCTTTTGTTACATCATCGCTGATTTTAAAACCGTTCTGTCGAGAAGTTGGGAAGGGTACATGAAGAAATTAATATGCACTGAGAtacaaattatgcaaattaattttaCGTCATTTTTATCATCTCACATGTACCAAGTGGAtgattttcatgtttttttttttgtcgcaaAGTGTGGTACTTTTTGCTACTGTTGGTGGAGGTAGTTTCTCTGAAAAGTTGCTATCGTTGGCTCaattgatcctttttttttttttttgcaaaatgagGTACTTGTTGTTAACAGTCGGCCAAATTGCTCAGGTTTTCCCTAATTTTCTTCAGCTTTTGTcccaagaaaagaaagaaaaaaatcaaaattgtcTTAAGCAGAAGtagcataattattattgatgacctTATGATTAACCAATTCAGAATACTCTACCATGCAGTATTGGAAACTCTTGGGATCAACATCATTCAACTAGGCTTAGTTAGGATATTACTCACCTGGTCTTCCCCTTAATGGCTGTGCTCCCACAAGTCTCTTACAGACCAATGATAGGGAACTCTAACAACTGGTAGTAATCAGAGGTCATAGATTAATGGACCAACTGCAATTACTTTGATCTCCTTTCAAACGGCTCAGCTGCACTTTCCACCAGTTGGGTTTCTGAAACATCTGCATTGTATGTTTAAGACTGAGTAGGCCCATTACAGTTATAACCCCTCTGAATCCTTGAAGATAACTACATATTTTCTCTATAATGTGTTCACACCGCAGCTGATGCCTTGGTCATTTTCTGATTTTATGAAAGGTTTAACAGTAATtagttatttgtttgtttatgtttACTACATACAGGCAAGGTAAACAGATGACGCAAGTCGATATTTCAATTTATGTGCAACTGTGTGACGTCAGAATGAGTAACCTACACTGGATAAACAGCCAACCAGTGTTGCACAATGTTCTCCTTTCAAACTTTTCACTCTGTGAATCTTCTGCTCAAGGGACAGAAATTAGCATCATTGGAAAATCATCAAATCTCTTTTTCCAAAGCGTTACCATTTCAAAGAGTGTTGGTTTTCAGAAATTGTTGCCTTTAATTTCACTGACTTCTTTCCCAGGAAACCAAAATACGCTtctaattaatttttgtaattatACCAACAATATTGGGCCTCTGTTTATTGTGGAGAGTACTTTTCAAACTTCCATCATCCACTCATACTTTGAGAAAAACATTGCATATTTTGGAGAAAAACTCATCACCTTACAATTTTCACATCTCAACATCTCTGATACAAAATTCCTTCAGAACAATGGAACTGTGCTCGGAGTGCGTAATTCTGCAAGTTTAGATGCAAATGACTGTCTCTTCCAGCAAAATGAAGGTTTTAGTGGATCAATTTTGGTAGTTGATGGATTGAGCAGAGTTGGGTTAAAAGACTGCATTTTCAAAGATTCAAGAAGTTACAAGGACGGCCCTGTGATGAGAATTTTAGATAGCCACTCTTCAGCACATTTAGAGGTGATGAGCAGTTGGGGTAAAAGGCATAAAGTCCGTAGTTGAAGctttaatcataactatatcaaaattcttgaatctgattggtgatcagcagccctgatttgaacTGTAATGGTACAGTTGCACATGTCATGTGCTTgtaacaattgcaggggtgcctggagaaaagccttaattaagtgacttctgataaattcccagattctccttccaaatttccttgtattcagttatgaatgactaggagaatttgacattgcatcaaaagtcacttaaggccttattccacacaccccttcaattattgtgcAGTTGTAAGCTCTATAGTATAGATAAATTACAGTTGTAAGCTCTATAGTATAGATAAATCACAATTTGGATGGGATAAGTATTACCAAAACCTATGGAATTACTCAGTTGATAtaaagtgatttatccaatgaataGAGCTAAGTCCTGCTGATATATCACTGTCCAATAGGTAAAACCCATGTAAATGTTTCTACTCATAATACTTAACAATTACTCTTTGAGCCCAAATGGGCTCAGATTCAATAACCCATGAGGCCAAAGGGCGAATGAGTTATTgaatcagaggccatgagggcgagaggattGTTTTAGAAAAATCCAACTAATTGGTCAAAAaagtatcgagacaaaacatcttttgctagttcaagctagactttaatccttttttgccaccaaaacatAACAACCGTTACAGCGactttcgctactagtgggctataacatatagcctagcagtaactcaaccaatcagaatgcagcattgataatagaccacttaTAGTTGGATTTTGCTAAATGTATATATCTCCATTTTATGTAATTGTATTAATGTATATTATGGCAGAATAGCCCAGTATAGAGGAGTAATGAAATCTATCTGTATCTGTATCTGCTATCTAAATAGTCCTTGAAAACATGTACGTTTTTagctgaatttcattttgactgTTAAACTGAGCCAAGCATTTGTGCTTCTGTTTTTATGCATGCAGAGGTGCAATTTTAGCTGTAACTTCGTGAACGCCAGGACATTTGTTCCTCCTGTGATTCTGCAAAGTGCTCATCAATTGTCTTGTGTCAAGTGCTTTGTGGACCCCAACTGCCCAGGTAGATTTCTGTtgaattttttgtattttgaaagtACTTTTATTGGTGTTTAGCATGGATTCTATTTCCAGTAGATTTATGTAGTACATACCAAAAATAAATCAGAGAATAAGAGTAATCCTTTTTTTGCAAAAACGTTATTGTAGAACTCATCATCATAACTTTTTGACAGCAGAATGTCATGTGCTGTGTTACATATTAATCCTGTGTTTCTTCTGCATCATGCCTACACTTAATTTTAGAAGTATCACAGAGacattttttaacattaatCACTGTCCATCAGGTCAAATGTTGGCAGCAAAGGAGACACCTTGTGTTACATATAAAGAGCTGCTTGTATCTCATTTTGGACAAATTTCAGTGCCCATCCAGGCACCTCCCTTTCACGCCCCTTCACATCTTTCCTCAACTTGTTAGCTTTCTGCTGTGAACTTTTGGTAAAAAATCTGAGTTTTTTagcttttctttctcttttcgtCAGTTCACTGCTCTCCTGGTGAGTACCTGACTGACGGTATCTTGTGTAAAGCATGTCGAGCTGGAACTTTCAGCCCAGGAATTTCAGGAAACACATCAGTAATGCAATGCATAAGGTAAATTTAAGAATTCCCAAATAACTATTACATGGGCAATCtattggaaagaaaaagaaaagataagttTTATGGGTTCAATGTGATGTGTATAGTTAAGATAGATCCAAACAAGCTGGTGGTTTTTAGAACTGCAAAGGCTGTCTCTTCAATAAGGCCTGATTAATTTTTCAGTGGTTAAATTAACTCCACCTCTACCCTGATCTTGTGTTGgacctattattattattctaataattattgctattattatgtaaatgaaacgctttagctccggcggatgttatgccgatattacaccaaaggagcgagctatagccaatggccaaaggtcctttgtgtcatttcttctccttcagctgtggAACaaaaaatgacacaaaggactattattattattactattattattactactattattattattgttattattattactattattattactactattattattattgttattattatcattatcatcatcatcagtagtatcattgttatcattataGCCTTCAGTGCAGGCATATTTTAGTGGTCACGCTCAGTGTGTCTTCACATAAtgtttggccgccatcttgaatttctgAAGCACATGAAGAGTAGGGAGAGGAATAAATATCCACTAAGTGGGTGGGCGCGAAAGGGAAGAGATAATGGCTTGATAGAGGAAATGATCATTATGTCGCTTTCCTTAATAAGACGCCTGCACCGcagacaattattattattattgtaaattatcatcatcatcatcatcattattattattaaattatagTGCCATAAATGCGTTGTTCATGACTTACTTGATTCGTTCAAGGCTTTGATGTGCCTTCATGTTTTCAGTTGTCCAGCTGGTACATACAGTGCAAAGACCAAAACCCAGATTTGCACGAATTGCTCTGAGGGCATGTTTTCTTCAAAGAGTGGGTAAGAGTTTCAGTATTACAGTAATGCTAATGCCCCATTAACACAAACAACACATGTTTAAATAAACTAGTAGGTTAAACAAAATTGAAGAAgtgtttttattactattttcaTATTCGACAGCCAGTTTGCAGCCTGGTGAATTTAAGTTCATCTTTGCCTATCATGTAATTCTAATACAGTAGCTAGCATAGTGAGATTCAAGCTGCTTTGTATAAGCATAACAAGGTGCCttgtgtcagggagacactttgtgacttGTACATAATGTaccaggaatctcattatgcctGAATGCAACTTTTACTCATATTGTAAGCAGTGATTAAATCAGTTTCCTCAGTCTGGACATTCTCTTGTCAGGTCATTGATGTGCTCCAAATGCAAGAATGATTTTTTCACGTCAGCTCCAGGGCAGGCATCTTGCTCTAAGGGTAAGCTTTTAGTTGATGTTTGCTGAACTGCAAATTATCACAGGATAAAGGTTTGGGGTCAGTTTGGTGTGGAGTGCACAAAACAGTTGTGTTGCACTTGCCGTCAAATTTCATCCATCATATGCCCAAATCCCCACACTCTATGATTTTGTCATTCCCTTGGTATTATGCACACAGTTGTTGCACAACATTGCAAGTAAATAAgtcatttcattttgttattttgccatGAGACTAAAACAAGCATTTGCTTTGAAGTATGTGTGTTATTAGTCAAGCATTTAATATGGCAACAataacttttcctttttctctttttccagTGACTTTAGAGTTTGTTGTACTCCTCTTATTATCATCGATTTTAACTGTTCTCCCTCTTGCTCTCCTGCTGTGGCAAAGAGGATGGACGGTTTCTAAACACAATGGGGATTTCCTCATTTCAAGCGATGACACCTTAAAACTGTTAGAAGAAGATAGTTTACCAAACGTTTCTATTCAGGGCGGATATTGTCGTGTTGCGAGAGCTAGTCTCACAAATTTCCCAGCCTAACTTACCTCCTCAGACAGCACTAGACTATTTTTGGAGtttgacattattttttttgacACCCTTTTCAGTTCCTGCATAGGAGTGTAGGAGTGTGAATTCTTTCCCgttttcattaattattttttcttgttgccAAGTAATTTTCAACTAGTATTATTACCTTTCTCATCATTGTCAATAGTTGCAGTATACTGTGGTACCCTTTTTACAGGAATACTTTCTATAAGAACTAAGATAAGCTCCTCACCTAAGTAGGAGTTGTTTTGGTTCGATAATTTAAGACCTAAGATTATTCTCCTGTATCACCTTTCCCATGAGGACGTAAACAATAGATCATCAATATTTGTTTTTGGGTGATGTATTTAATTGTTAACAAAAGTTTGTTGTAATTGTGTGACTTGACAAACGTTTCCATAAAGGTGTATCCATTGAGTGATAAAAGTTTGTTTCCATGGGAAGTAAAGAAGTATGACACATGAGCTTATCTTGTGGTGTAATGGTCTGTTACGTACTACTTCACGTTGTTAAGGTAATATTTCACATATTTTGGGCCCTTTGTTTAACCATTAGTAGAAGTTCTTTTCTGGAAATTCAACgaagaaaaatgataaaaaaacgaCAATTGCAGCATATCCAGAAAATCACCCCTACCCCCCCCCCATCCCCTGGACAATCAaacggttgtgactagaatggatactccaaaatatggcgagacacttaaatttatgtatataaagtaccaactgATCTAAGTaaaccaagtttaattatggtgtaaccagaacaatttatgaaagctaaccatttcgagccggcgcttaaacctaatcactagagatcagtggccccctcttagacctaatcactagagatcagttatcgtttatctgcttgtacctgtttatctgtcatgaagtgtctcaccgtattttggagtatccattccagcaataacCCAAATCAAATAGACTGTCAAGGATCTGggtcaaaacaactttatttcaCAACTGTATGATCTTCTATACAAAAGGTTATTTCGGCTGCACTGTACATAGCATTGCTTCTCTGCACAATCTTGCATTCTTGCAATAGGTAATGTTGTTCAAGAGTTTCGGGATCCAGAAGTTTACAAGCTTTGGCCAATTAAAAGAAATAGACATCTAAATTGAAGGGGATTCCACTATTTTTTTCACACAGTATGAATTCTGAATTTGTGGGTTGTCACAGAACAGCTCAGCCTAAGATACTATTTTCATGCCTAGGTTTTCACCCAACTCTGACAACTAAACAATTCTTCTCTGTTATTGACAAAATTCTCGATATCACAAATTTGTTTACAAGTCTAGGATATTCTTGGACAAAttgaaactggaaaaaatttaaaacaaggcAATTTtctgattaaaagaaaaagaagctaAAATGGGTTTGCGAATCTAGGGTATTCGTGGAAAAATTGAAACCACGGATTTTTCTGATTGAGAGGTAATTGTTTCTAAGAGTAAAACAGTTGACATGCAACCCAACTCAAACCAGTTAAATTTACCCAaattctaaagaaaaaaattaatgatattacTCTATGAAACATTTTAAAACGTTCTTTGGCGTAAACACTTTCCCTACTTTGTAAATAGTAGTAAAATGCATGTCTCTCTTTTGAAATAAACTACAAATAACTTACGACATAATACATTCCTATTTTAACATTATTAACTAAGAATTTTGATAAAATACAACATTGCAACAATGTGCATGAAAATTTGTTAGCCtagaataacaattattattgcagTATTAATTAAACATTCTTGAAAGTATAGTCTTGGTAAAATGTTGGATTGCAACGAGAAAATCTTGTACCTAGCTATCCACCCACATTCGCTAAACATGCCTTCCCCCGAGGGGGTGCCTTTCCTCAAGGGGGTCACATGACTTTGACCAGAAACCGAAATCATGCTACTTTTGGCATTTGTAAAATGTACTGTCGGAATGTTTGACCGTTGCTTCTTTCCAAAACAGCAAAACCTCCAAATTCTCATTTTACAGCAGTTACTGATCTAAAATAGCAATAGCAGCCTTTCACAGAAAGCTTATACTGGTCTGTAACTTGCGCTCCGTGGGCGACATGGGTGGGAAAAATCTGTTATTGCTCAGCCGGGTCGCGGGTTCCCGCGCGGGTTCTTTGGCTTGGTTCGCTTTCAGCTGTTCGCCGTACGCTTGCCATCTGGCGTCATCGCTTTCATGGGTGAGGTAACGTTCGCCCACAGCAGCCTCCAGACTCCTCACGTCCAACCACGTTTGGTAATCCTGGAAAGGAAATGAACCTGTTTTAAGTGTGAATGACACATGAATTTATATTGTTATTTGGCCTTGGTATATGTAATAAACGAATTGACACTTAGACATCCctctaaaaaaattgtttacgtGTTTTCTCACGGTCAAGACAACAATTTCAGCTTCTAATGGGACTTTCTGGGGGCAAAAACGCACGTATTTTTAACGGAAAAAAACCGATTTTTGAGATTTAATTCTTAAACTGTTTATCACACACGCGTAACTAACAAAAACGatttttgtttcagttcaaaTACTGGAGTGAAAACTGAGATAGAGCACCAAGGGTTTAAAAATCGACTTCGCCCATGCGAAACGGAACAAGTGCGAAATACGTAACATGGCACAAAGTTCACTGCCATAGGCCCATTGCTCAACCTACCAATAATTAGAGAAAATTAGATTCTTCGACTACaggtacgagattttctcataggcCAACAGTGAAGACGCGCAAACGAGCGTCATTTTGGCAGCAAAAACTTGATACCATCGTCACTtttcaaaaatgttgtcgtgtcaaaacaagttaacacggtagcagttttaaCATTTTTCGATcggcaaaaaggctcagtt
This genomic window from Acropora muricata isolate sample 2 chromosome 2, ASM3666990v1, whole genome shotgun sequence contains:
- the LOC136890129 gene encoding uncharacterized protein, with the protein product MNFWFVTFLSILPALSYQRREVHSSCASFEGNSLFVSSTSGSDSKTCGLSLAPCRKISYAVRNALYANYSSVVVNISIGIYKELDVISLDCGRLNLKRITFLGERQGKQMTQVDISIYVQLCDVRMSNLHWINSQPVLHNVLLSNFSLCESSAQGTEISIIGKSSNLFFQSVTISKSVGFQKLLPLISLTSFPGNQNTLLINFCNYTNNIGPLFIVESTFQTSIIHSYFEKNIAYFGEKLITLQFSHLNISDTKFLQNNGTVLGVRNSASLDANDCLFQQNEGFSGSILVVDGLSRVGLKDCIFKDSRSYKDGPVMRILDSHSSAHLERCNFSCNFVNARTFVPPVILQSAHQLSCVKCFVDPNCPVHCSPGEYLTDGILCKACRAGTFSPGISGNTSVMQCISCPAGTYSAKTKTQICTNCSEGMFSSKSGSLMCSKCKNDFFTSAPGQASCSKVTLEFVVLLLLSSILTVLPLALLLWQRGWTVSKHNGDFLISSDDTLKLLEEDSLPNVSIQGGYCRVARASLTNFPA